A genomic stretch from Thermomonospora umbrina includes:
- the cbiE gene encoding precorrin-6y C5,15-methyltransferase (decarboxylating) subunit CbiE, translating to MITVVGYDGSPPPPPAAERLAGAALVVGGARHLAAVPVPAGARTVVMGDVAQALDAVDGADGDVVVLASGDPGFFGIVRALRSRGHEPEVLPALSSVARAFARAGLSWDDALVVSAHGRDLRRAVNACRAHPKVAVLTAPGAGPAELGRALFPQSPRSFVVCEDLGGPNERVTRCRPAEATTRSWHEPNVVLVLDDGRAVGERGWIAGARPGPSSWALPEDAFEHRNSVVTKAEVRALALARLGPRVGDLIWDIGAGSGSVAIECARFGAAAIAVERDQESCERIRANVRAHGVRVAVSRGEAPAVLEHLPDPDAVFVGGGGPEVVRACASRALRGVVVALAAMERVRPTLDALAAEGLTAHAVQLQASRLSPLPGDVHRLAAANPVFVVWGERDAVPPPARAAGPSRRPQILARLPEGDT from the coding sequence ATGATCACGGTGGTCGGGTACGACGGGTCGCCGCCCCCGCCGCCGGCCGCCGAACGGCTGGCGGGCGCGGCCCTCGTGGTGGGCGGTGCCCGGCACCTGGCGGCGGTCCCCGTTCCGGCGGGCGCGCGCACGGTCGTGATGGGCGACGTCGCGCAGGCCCTGGACGCCGTCGACGGTGCGGACGGTGACGTCGTCGTGCTGGCCAGCGGGGACCCCGGGTTCTTCGGCATCGTCCGGGCGTTGCGTTCACGCGGGCATGAGCCGGAGGTGCTGCCCGCGCTGTCGTCGGTCGCCCGCGCGTTCGCCCGCGCGGGGCTGAGCTGGGACGACGCCCTGGTGGTGTCCGCCCACGGCCGGGACCTGCGCCGGGCCGTGAACGCCTGCCGCGCTCATCCCAAGGTCGCCGTGCTCACCGCGCCCGGGGCCGGGCCCGCCGAGCTGGGCCGCGCGCTGTTCCCGCAGAGCCCCCGGTCGTTCGTCGTCTGCGAGGACCTCGGGGGCCCGAACGAGCGCGTCACCCGCTGCCGTCCCGCCGAGGCCACCACCCGTTCCTGGCACGAACCCAACGTCGTCCTCGTCCTGGACGACGGCCGTGCCGTGGGCGAACGCGGCTGGATCGCCGGAGCGCGCCCCGGTCCCTCCTCGTGGGCGCTGCCCGAGGACGCCTTCGAGCACCGCAACTCCGTGGTCACCAAGGCGGAGGTCCGGGCGTTGGCGCTGGCCAGGCTGGGGCCGCGCGTCGGCGACCTGATCTGGGACATCGGCGCGGGCAGCGGCTCGGTGGCCATCGAGTGCGCCCGGTTCGGGGCCGCCGCCATCGCCGTCGAACGCGACCAGGAGTCCTGCGAACGGATCCGGGCCAACGTCCGCGCCCACGGCGTCCGCGTCGCGGTCTCGCGCGGTGAGGCCCCGGCCGTCCTGGAGCATCTCCCGGATCCCGACGCCGTGTTCGTCGGCGGCGGCGGCCCGGAGGTCGTCCGCGCCTGCGCCTCCCGCGCCCTGCGCGGCGTCGTGGTGGCGCTGGCCGCCATGGAACGGGTCCGCCCCACCCTGGACGCGCTCGCCGCCGAGGGGCTGACCGCCCACGCCGTCCAGTTGCAGGCCAGCCGCCTGTCCCCGCTGCCCGGGGACGTCCACCGGCTGGCCGCCGCCAACCCCGTCTTCGTCGTGTGGGGCGAGCGGGACGCCGTGCCCCCGCCCGCGCGGGCCGCCGGCCCGAGCCGCCGCCCCCAGATCCTGGCACGGCTTCCGGAGGGTGACACATGA
- a CDS encoding cobalt-precorrin-5B (C(1))-methyltransferase → MTAEEPELREPDLPRTMKVRQRALRTGWTTGACASAAAKAATALLRTGEPADHVQIALPSGNRVTFKVEDSALEGERARAVVVKDAGDDPDVTHGAHITARVSWSDTPGIELDGGEGVGVVTKPGLGLEPGGPAINPVPRRMITHAVAEALLGDDLDAAPEDAGAPADPESGRGVRVVISVPDGERMARKTTNKRLGILGGISILGTTGIVRPFSTASWRASVEQAVSVMAAQGESTLVLCTGGRTEKGAMKMLPKLPDVCFVEVGDFTGAALRRAVEHGLRQVVFVGMAGKLTKLASGILMTHYTRSRVSTELLGEITTDMGGTPELAAEVAVANTARHAYELWERAGLLGPCGRELCRRVAGVLERFCAEEAGGELAAQVVLVDFTGERMVGMYGRLAR, encoded by the coding sequence ATGACGGCCGAAGAGCCCGAGCTGCGCGAGCCCGACCTGCCGCGCACGATGAAGGTGCGGCAGCGGGCCCTGCGGACCGGCTGGACGACCGGTGCGTGCGCGTCCGCCGCCGCCAAGGCCGCCACCGCGCTGCTGCGCACCGGGGAGCCCGCCGACCATGTCCAGATCGCGCTGCCGTCCGGCAACCGGGTGACGTTCAAGGTCGAGGACAGCGCCCTGGAGGGTGAGCGGGCCCGCGCCGTCGTGGTGAAGGACGCGGGCGACGACCCCGACGTCACCCACGGCGCGCACATCACCGCCCGGGTGTCCTGGTCGGACACGCCCGGCATCGAGCTGGACGGCGGCGAGGGTGTCGGCGTCGTCACCAAGCCCGGCCTGGGCCTGGAGCCGGGCGGCCCCGCCATCAACCCCGTGCCCCGCCGCATGATCACCCATGCCGTCGCCGAGGCGCTCCTCGGCGACGACCTCGACGCGGCCCCCGAGGACGCCGGGGCGCCCGCCGACCCCGAGAGCGGACGCGGCGTCCGCGTGGTCATCTCGGTGCCCGACGGCGAACGGATGGCCCGCAAGACCACCAACAAGCGGCTGGGCATCCTCGGCGGCATCTCCATCCTCGGCACCACCGGCATCGTGCGCCCGTTCTCCACCGCCTCCTGGCGCGCCAGTGTCGAGCAGGCCGTGTCGGTGATGGCCGCGCAGGGCGAGTCCACGCTGGTGCTGTGCACCGGCGGGCGCACCGAGAAGGGCGCCATGAAGATGCTGCCCAAGCTGCCCGACGTGTGCTTCGTCGAGGTGGGCGACTTCACCGGCGCGGCGCTGCGCAGGGCCGTCGAGCACGGTCTGCGGCAGGTCGTGTTCGTCGGCATGGCCGGCAAGCTGACCAAGCTGGCCTCCGGGATCCTGATGACCCACTACACGCGGTCCCGGGTGTCCACCGAGCTGCTCGGCGAGATCACCACGGACATGGGCGGCACGCCCGAGCTGGCCGCCGAGGTCGCCGTCGCCAACACCGCCCGGCACGCCTATGAGCTGTGGGAGAGGGCCGGGCTGCTCGGTCCCTGCGGCCGTGAGCTGTGCCGCCGCGTCGCCGGGGTGCTGGAGCGCTTCTGCGCCGAGGAGGCCGGCGGCGAACTGGCCGCGCAGGTCGTCCTCGTGGACTTCACGGGCGAGCGGATGGTCGGCATGTACGGGCGGCTGGCCCGATGA
- the cobM gene encoding precorrin-4 C(11)-methyltransferase, translating to MSNGKVVFVGAGPGAADLLTFRAAKAIADADVVIWAASLVHPDVLEHAREDAEIVDSAQLPMEGVLPYYERALAEGLTVARIHSGDPALWGALQEQLDRCRSMGLATEVIPGVSSFSAVAAAVERELTIPEVAQSVILTRLGGGKTPMPQGEEVREFARHGTTMALFLSAARSGQLQDELIEGGYPEDTPCVVAYQCTWPDELIVRCTLGELADTVKAHKLWKHTLVLVGPALSADGTRSHLYHPGHFHGFRRADRTARAELRKASRP from the coding sequence GTGAGCAACGGAAAGGTCGTCTTCGTCGGGGCCGGGCCGGGCGCGGCGGACCTGCTGACGTTCCGTGCGGCGAAGGCCATCGCCGACGCGGACGTGGTCATCTGGGCCGCGAGCCTCGTCCACCCCGACGTCCTGGAGCACGCCCGGGAGGACGCCGAGATCGTCGACTCGGCGCAGCTCCCCATGGAGGGCGTCCTGCCGTACTACGAGCGGGCGCTGGCCGAGGGGCTGACCGTGGCGCGCATCCACTCCGGCGACCCCGCCCTGTGGGGGGCGCTCCAGGAGCAGCTCGACCGGTGCCGTTCGATGGGCCTGGCCACCGAGGTGATCCCCGGGGTGTCCAGCTTCAGCGCGGTCGCGGCGGCGGTCGAGCGGGAGCTGACGATCCCGGAGGTCGCGCAGTCGGTCATCCTGACCCGGCTCGGCGGCGGCAAGACGCCGATGCCGCAGGGCGAGGAGGTCCGCGAGTTCGCCCGGCACGGCACCACGATGGCGCTGTTCCTGTCGGCGGCCCGCTCCGGGCAGCTTCAGGACGAGCTGATCGAGGGCGGCTATCCGGAGGACACCCCCTGCGTGGTCGCCTACCAGTGCACCTGGCCGGACGAGCTGATCGTCCGCTGCACGCTCGGCGAGCTGGCCGACACCGTCAAGGCGCACAAGCTGTGGAAGCACACGCTGGTGCTGGTCGGACCCGCGCTGTCGGCCGACGGCACCCGGTCCCACCTGTACCACCCGGGCCACTTCCACGGCTTCCGGCGTGCCGACCGGACGGCCCGCGCGGAGCTGCGCAAGGCTTCGCGGCCATGA
- the cobI gene encoding precorrin-2 C(20)-methyltransferase, whose translation MGIGVGPGDPELVTVKAVRILREADLTLVPVMALDEPGRAESVVREYTDKAERVVFALNDRGGVTARRAAAWDGAADRVVRAFEEGAGTVAFATIGDPNVYSTFTYLAQTVRDRRPGVTVETVPGVTAMQDLAARSGTVLTEGAESLGLVPLTGGVAPFKAALASCDTVVAYKFGAVADEVAEALKDAGRLDHAVYGARLGLPGEDVRPAGDLAGPIPYLSTLIAPSPRTARGGKL comes from the coding sequence GTGGGGATCGGGGTCGGGCCGGGCGACCCGGAGCTGGTGACGGTCAAGGCGGTGCGGATCCTGCGGGAGGCCGACCTGACCCTCGTCCCGGTGATGGCCTTGGACGAGCCGGGACGGGCCGAGTCCGTCGTCCGCGAGTACACCGACAAGGCCGAACGGGTCGTGTTCGCGCTGAACGACCGGGGCGGGGTGACCGCGCGCCGGGCCGCCGCCTGGGACGGGGCCGCCGACCGGGTCGTGCGCGCCTTCGAGGAGGGGGCCGGCACGGTCGCGTTCGCCACCATCGGTGACCCCAACGTGTACTCGACCTTCACCTACCTGGCCCAGACCGTCCGCGACCGTCGCCCCGGCGTCACGGTGGAGACCGTGCCGGGTGTCACCGCGATGCAGGATCTGGCGGCCCGTTCCGGCACGGTGCTGACCGAGGGCGCGGAGTCGCTCGGCCTCGTGCCGCTGACCGGGGGCGTCGCGCCGTTCAAGGCGGCCCTGGCGTCGTGCGACACCGTGGTGGCCTATAAGTTCGGCGCCGTGGCCGACGAGGTCGCCGAGGCACTCAAGGACGCCGGGCGGTTGGACCACGCCGTCTACGGGGCCCGTCTCGGTTTGCCGGGCGAGGACGTCCGGCCCGCCGGCGACCTCGCCGGGCCGATCCCCTATCTGTCCACGCTGATCGCCCCCAGCCCCCGTACCGCCCGAGGAGGCAAGCTGTGA
- a CDS encoding cobyrinate a,c-diamide synthase has product MTPRLVVAAPSSGAGKTTVATGLMAAFAARGLKVSPHKVGPDYIDPGYHALATGRPGRNLDPFLVGEEAVVPLFRHGAADADVAVVEGVMGLYDGVSGEGDFASTAHVSRLLDAPVVLVVDASAAGRSVAATVHGFRTFGDVRIGGVILNRIGSDGHEHLCRTAIEELSLPVLGVLRRRDDVATPSRHLGLIPAAERSAAAVTTVERLGALITEGCDLDALLALARTAPALTASPWDPAAVPNASPGGEVGAQRGSVASPGGGRGVGVPPRGGVGHGLDASPGADDGRVAERGGSFGSAGGRPVVAVAGGAAFTFGYAENVELLEAAGAEVVRFDPLRDEGLPEGTRGLVIGGGFPEMYAAELSANEPLRERIRDLVVSGAPVYAECAGLLYLVRELDGAPMCGVLDATATMTSRLTLGYRSAVAVADSVVARTGERLNGHEFHRTAVEAADGGTAAWQWAVKPKGSRREGFVRGRCLASYLHLHWAGAPAAAGRLVEAMASRGGVQ; this is encoded by the coding sequence GTGACACCCCGCCTGGTCGTCGCCGCCCCCTCCTCGGGGGCGGGCAAGACCACCGTGGCGACCGGGCTGATGGCGGCGTTCGCGGCGCGCGGCCTGAAGGTCTCCCCGCACAAGGTGGGGCCCGACTACATCGACCCCGGCTACCACGCGCTGGCCACCGGCCGTCCCGGTCGCAACCTCGACCCGTTCCTGGTGGGCGAGGAGGCGGTCGTGCCGTTGTTCCGGCATGGCGCGGCCGATGCCGACGTGGCGGTGGTCGAGGGCGTGATGGGCCTGTACGACGGGGTGTCCGGGGAGGGCGACTTCGCCTCGACCGCCCACGTGTCCCGGCTGCTGGACGCCCCCGTCGTCCTCGTCGTGGACGCCTCGGCGGCGGGCCGCTCGGTGGCCGCGACCGTGCACGGCTTCCGGACGTTCGGCGACGTCCGCATCGGCGGCGTGATCCTCAACCGGATCGGCTCCGACGGCCACGAGCACCTCTGCCGGACCGCGATCGAGGAGCTGTCCCTGCCGGTGCTCGGCGTCCTGCGCCGCCGCGACGACGTGGCCACCCCGTCCCGCCACCTGGGCCTGATCCCCGCCGCCGAACGCAGCGCCGCCGCCGTGACCACCGTCGAACGCCTGGGGGCCCTCATCACCGAGGGCTGCGACCTGGACGCCCTCCTCGCCCTCGCCCGTACGGCCCCCGCGCTCACCGCGTCCCCGTGGGACCCGGCCGCCGTTCCGAACGCGTCGCCGGGGGGCGAGGTCGGAGCGCAGCGAGGTTCGGTCGCGTCGCCCGGTGGTGGGCGTGGTGTCGGCGTTCCGCCGCGAGGCGGGGTCGGGCACGGCCTGGACGCGTCACCCGGAGCGGATGACGGTCGGGTCGCGGAACGCGGCGGGTCGTTCGGGAGCGCCGGTGGGCGGCCGGTGGTGGCGGTGGCGGGGGGCGCGGCGTTCACGTTCGGGTACGCCGAGAACGTGGAGCTGCTGGAGGCGGCCGGCGCCGAGGTCGTTCGGTTCGATCCGCTGCGCGACGAGGGGCTGCCGGAGGGGACGCGGGGGTTGGTGATCGGCGGTGGGTTCCCCGAGATGTACGCCGCCGAACTGTCGGCCAACGAGCCGCTCCGCGAGCGGATCCGTGACCTGGTGGTCTCGGGCGCGCCCGTGTACGCCGAGTGCGCCGGGCTGCTCTACCTGGTGCGGGAGTTGGACGGGGCCCCGATGTGCGGGGTGTTGGACGCGACCGCCACCATGACCTCGCGGCTGACCTTGGGCTACCGGTCCGCCGTCGCCGTGGCCGACTCGGTCGTCGCCCGTACCGGGGAGCGGCTGAACGGCCACGAGTTCCACCGGACGGCCGTCGAGGCGGCCGACGGAGGGACGGCGGCGTGGCAGTGGGCCGTGAAACCCAAGGGTTCGCGCCGTGAGGGCTTCGTCCGGGGACGTTGCCTCGCGTCGTACCTGCACCTGCACTGGGCCGGGGCCCCCGCGGCGGCGGGACGCCTCGTCGAGGCGATGGCGAGCAGAGGGGGAGTCCAGTGA
- the cobO gene encoding cob(I)yrinic acid a,c-diamide adenosyltransferase — translation MPQGRPEQVPDDGLTTRQRRNRPLVIVHTGQGKGKSTAAFGLALRAWNQGWPIGVFQFVKSAKWRIGEETALKVLGESGEGGTVSWNKMGEGWSWIQRPGSEEDHAADAREGWEQIKRDLAAETYRLYVLDEFTYPIKWGWIDVADVVATLAARPGSQHIVITGRDAHPDLLGLADLVTEMGKVKHPMDAGQKGQKGIEW, via the coding sequence ATGCCACAGGGCAGGCCGGAGCAGGTGCCCGACGACGGGCTCACCACCAGGCAGCGCCGCAACCGGCCGCTGGTGATCGTCCACACCGGGCAGGGCAAGGGCAAGTCGACCGCCGCGTTCGGGCTCGCGCTGCGCGCCTGGAACCAGGGCTGGCCGATCGGGGTGTTCCAGTTCGTGAAGTCCGCCAAGTGGCGGATCGGCGAGGAGACCGCGCTGAAGGTCCTCGGCGAGTCCGGCGAGGGCGGCACGGTGAGCTGGAACAAGATGGGCGAGGGCTGGTCGTGGATCCAGCGGCCCGGCAGCGAGGAGGACCACGCCGCCGACGCCCGCGAGGGCTGGGAGCAGATCAAGCGCGATCTGGCCGCCGAGACCTACCGGCTGTACGTGCTCGACGAGTTCACCTACCCGATCAAGTGGGGCTGGATCGACGTCGCCGACGTGGTGGCGACGCTGGCCGCCCGCCCCGGCTCCCAGCACATCGTGATCACCGGCCGGGACGCCCATCCCGACCTGTTGGGACTGGCCGACCTGGTCACCGAGATGGGCAAGGTCAAGCACCCGATGGACGCCGGCCAGAAGGGCCAGAAGGGCATCGAGTGGTGA